A stretch of the Halomonas sp. BDJS001 genome encodes the following:
- a CDS encoding ferredoxin--NADP reductase, which translates to MSKFALEEVLSVHHWNDTLFSFRTTRERSLRFKTGQFVMIGLEVNGKPLMRAYSIASPNYEDHLEFFSIKVPDGPLTSRLQHLKVGDQIMVSRKPTGTLVCDDLLPGRNLYMLSTGTGLAPFMSLIQDPEVYERFEKVVLVHGVREVSELAYADFITKELPAHEYLGEDIAEKLVYYPTVTREEFHTMGRLTDHIRSGKLFEDTGLPPIDPRQDRAMICGSPAMLDDTSALLDELGLNISPRMGEPGDYVIERAFVEK; encoded by the coding sequence ATGAGTAAGTTTGCTCTGGAAGAAGTGCTTAGCGTTCACCACTGGAACGACACCCTGTTCAGCTTCCGCACCACCCGCGAACGCAGCCTGCGCTTCAAAACCGGCCAGTTTGTGATGATTGGCTTGGAAGTGAACGGCAAGCCGCTGATGCGCGCTTACTCTATTGCCAGCCCCAACTACGAAGACCACCTTGAGTTCTTCAGCATCAAAGTACCCGACGGCCCGCTCACTTCACGCCTTCAGCACCTGAAAGTCGGCGATCAGATCATGGTCAGCCGCAAGCCCACCGGCACACTGGTATGCGATGACCTACTGCCGGGCCGTAACCTCTACATGCTCTCCACCGGTACCGGCTTGGCGCCGTTTATGAGCTTGATCCAGGATCCAGAAGTGTACGAGCGCTTCGAAAAGGTAGTGCTGGTTCACGGTGTGCGGGAAGTTTCTGAATTGGCCTACGCCGACTTCATCACCAAAGAGTTGCCAGCCCATGAGTACCTGGGTGAAGACATCGCTGAAAAGCTGGTCTACTACCCAACCGTTACTCGGGAAGAGTTCCACACCATGGGGCGCCTGACCGATCATATCCGTTCGGGCAAGCTGTTTGAAGACACCGGTCTACCGCCCATCGACCCACGCCAGGATCGCGCAATGATCTGTGGTAGCCCCGCCATGCTGGACGATACCAGCGCACTGCTCGACGAGCTGGGCCTGAATATTTCGCCGCGCATGGGCGAGCCGGGGGACTATGTGATTGAGCGTGCGTTTGTTGAGAAGTGA
- a CDS encoding ABC transporter substrate-binding protein: MRHTNLFSLLARCGLFAVCMLSVSTAQAQWATVDWTIAETLLAIDAPVSSVAQQSDYHAWVGEPHIPDSATDMGLRTQPNMELLAQVPPEQTLISPMFAGLTPRLERIAPVTSFSLYSPGTDTWQEMQTLTRQLGELTERQPQAERLIEETQALMATLRESQPLSQSEIAPLLMVQFMDARHVRVFGENSLYNAVLKQLDLPNAWDQSTNAWGFALVGIEALARYPEATLVIIDPLPTGVEEKLAKSGLWQQLPSVRHDRIVHLPPVWSFGALPSAQRFARELTTALETAPTVSH; the protein is encoded by the coding sequence ATGCGCCACACCAACCTGTTCTCTTTGCTCGCCCGCTGCGGGTTGTTCGCCGTTTGTATGCTGAGCGTTTCTACTGCCCAAGCGCAGTGGGCCACGGTGGACTGGACGATCGCTGAAACACTGCTGGCCATTGATGCGCCGGTTAGCAGCGTTGCTCAACAGAGTGACTACCACGCCTGGGTAGGTGAGCCTCATATTCCCGATAGTGCCACCGATATGGGCCTGCGCACCCAGCCCAATATGGAACTGCTGGCCCAGGTGCCGCCAGAACAGACGCTGATCTCGCCCATGTTCGCCGGTTTGACACCGCGCCTGGAGCGCATCGCCCCGGTCACTTCATTTTCGCTCTACTCCCCCGGCACCGATACCTGGCAGGAAATGCAAACCCTGACCCGTCAGCTAGGCGAGTTAACCGAGCGCCAGCCTCAGGCCGAGCGGCTTATTGAAGAGACCCAAGCCTTGATGGCCACCCTGCGCGAATCCCAGCCCCTCTCTCAGTCAGAAATCGCGCCGCTACTGATGGTACAGTTCATGGATGCCCGCCACGTGCGGGTGTTTGGGGAAAACAGCTTATACAACGCCGTTCTGAAGCAGCTCGACCTTCCCAATGCCTGGGATCAATCCACCAATGCCTGGGGATTTGCGCTGGTAGGGATTGAAGCGCTGGCACGCTACCCAGAAGCAACGCTGGTGATCATCGACCCGCTGCCCACCGGAGTCGAGGAGAAGCTCGCAAAAAGCGGCCTGTGGCAGCAGCTCCCCAGCGTCAGGCACGACAGGATAGTTCACCTGCCGCCGGTATGGAGCTTCGGCGCACTCCCCTCTGCTCAACGTTTTGCCCGTGAGCTGACGACGGCACTGGAGACAGCACCAACGGTTAGCCATTAG
- a CDS encoding accessory factor UbiK family protein, with product MVPQDRISRLAQQIGDRLQNASQAPEDIQKGVQQVVRGAFDRLELVSREDFDILMDVLQRTRSRVETLERQVANLEATVEAAAPVATPMEAEVPPVPTPEPDADTDTDQKNKPA from the coding sequence ATGGTGCCTCAAGACCGCATCAGCCGACTGGCCCAGCAGATTGGCGACCGTTTACAAAACGCCTCCCAGGCGCCGGAAGATATTCAAAAGGGCGTGCAGCAAGTCGTACGCGGTGCCTTTGACCGCTTGGAGCTTGTCTCGCGGGAGGATTTCGATATTTTAATGGACGTATTGCAACGTACCCGTTCACGGGTAGAGACGTTGGAGCGCCAAGTGGCTAACCTTGAAGCGACCGTTGAAGCTGCTGCCCCAGTGGCCACGCCAATGGAAGCAGAGGTACCGCCGGTACCGACCCCCGAACCGGACGCCGATACAGATACAGACCAGAAGAATAAGCCTGCTTAA
- a CDS encoding helix-turn-helix transcriptional regulator has product MATLGSITPSCVPLTTHDLLAIGQRFGIDYRFPEAPDRSQPAPCVARGRVMDVEIDPTLRVTHSDLDVLHAYASTSRRAAPWFLSVILEGHIQVGLGQQSFQLQAGGAFSAHFNEQTGLEVFQPAPQHLRILNLSILADSGSLSFSSTNVAPPSTPVLHTWQVPPLLRHSLEAALASNWPAERQRLLWQGLALQLLAHGLPDAYLEPRETEQAVGQSQGLSHRDHQRLERLRKQLEEHPYQVYRLEQMARNAAMSPSSLRSKFQRCYGCSIFDYLRRCRLTQAQDYLRKGYSVQQTAHACGYRHATNFATAFKRAFGIAPHEVHHRH; this is encoded by the coding sequence ATGGCTACACTCGGCTCAATAACGCCATCTTGCGTACCACTCACCACCCATGACCTGCTGGCTATTGGTCAGCGCTTCGGGATCGACTACCGCTTTCCCGAAGCGCCTGACCGCTCCCAGCCAGCGCCCTGTGTTGCCCGTGGGCGGGTGATGGACGTCGAGATAGACCCCACGCTGCGGGTGACACACTCTGATCTTGACGTCCTGCACGCTTACGCCTCCACTTCACGGCGTGCCGCGCCGTGGTTTCTCAGCGTGATACTCGAGGGCCATATCCAAGTCGGCCTAGGGCAACAGTCGTTTCAGTTGCAGGCCGGCGGCGCCTTCAGTGCCCATTTCAACGAGCAGACCGGGCTTGAGGTCTTCCAACCCGCACCACAGCATTTGCGCATCCTCAACCTCTCAATTCTCGCGGACAGCGGGTCTCTCTCTTTCTCGTCTACCAACGTGGCCCCACCGTCAACGCCGGTGCTGCATACCTGGCAGGTGCCGCCGCTTCTTCGCCATAGTCTTGAAGCGGCACTGGCGTCGAACTGGCCAGCAGAGCGACAGCGCCTATTATGGCAGGGCCTAGCACTCCAGTTGCTCGCTCACGGGCTGCCCGACGCCTACCTCGAGCCCAGAGAAACAGAGCAAGCAGTAGGCCAATCGCAGGGGCTCTCCCATCGCGATCACCAACGTCTGGAACGTTTGCGCAAGCAGCTCGAAGAGCACCCCTACCAGGTGTATCGGCTGGAGCAGATGGCCCGCAATGCGGCCATGAGTCCCAGCAGCCTACGCAGCAAATTTCAGCGCTGCTACGGCTGCTCAATATTCGACTATTTACGCCGTTGTCGCCTGACCCAAGCTCAAGACTACTTACGCAAAGGTTATAGCGTGCAGCAAACCGCTCACGCCTGTGGCTACCGCCACGCCACCAATTTTGCCACCGCCTTTAAGCGCGCTTTTGGCATTGCGCCCCATGAAGTACACCATCGCCATTAA
- a CDS encoding type II toxin-antitoxin system PrlF family antitoxin encodes MSTLIEDDSTLTDRYQTTVPASIRRALKLKRRDRIHYTVRPDGEVVLSRVSDEAKHDPVMVNFLNFLERDLLAHPENIRPVTASSFAEAERLTAGIEVDLEEALEEDDDDE; translated from the coding sequence GTGAGCACGCTTATCGAAGACGATTCAACTCTGACAGATCGCTATCAAACGACTGTTCCGGCATCGATTCGCCGGGCGCTAAAGCTGAAACGCCGAGACCGTATCCATTATACCGTGCGTCCAGATGGTGAAGTGGTGCTTTCCCGGGTAAGTGATGAGGCCAAACACGACCCTGTGATGGTCAACTTCCTTAATTTTCTGGAGCGCGATCTTCTGGCGCATCCAGAAAATATTCGCCCGGTGACTGCCAGTAGCTTTGCCGAGGCCGAACGGCTTACCGCAGGTATTGAGGTAGACCTCGAAGAGGCGCTCGAAGAGGATGATGACGACGAATGA
- a CDS encoding TonB-dependent receptor, translating into MHALLFAKSPFSKSPSSTAALIGTGLLLGFSSSVFAQNTVSNADEEETMVVVGSRTPTQISQIPGAVWVIDKEMLQQQTRNGADLKTALGRLVPGLDLAPQGRTNYGQNMRGRGVQVLIDGVSLNGSRSLSRQFDAIDPFNIERVEVLSGASSLYGGGATGGLINIITRKGEEGLNWRTEAGITSGFNNSDDMDRRLSQSISGGNEFVQGYLGTAISDNGRHYDGSGQEIFPDIAQTDLQDNRSIDVLGNLSFRLTDEQSLELGAQLYRSGFEGNRGVYFPNLDAATPNLNDAEIRDGYRSQRDPETDRKLVNINYHHANLWGQNFYLQAFHREEESSFQAFPYPVDDGLQFRASQQNTDLSGIKALFESRLGDDVSLTYGLDLDRETFDASQMLFDTDISNASGGLVQQASGVEPRYPGYQVDGLSGFVQGDWQATQALKLSAGLRQQHMDVEVDEFQGIPGGKNDYEATLFNASALYDYRNGHQNWLQFSQGFELPDPAKYYGKSPDVSVDNNPLSAIETDQVELGWRYQGGNWTAQTALYYAWSDKAVENAEDLSVSVVDEKKRDFGLESAVTRYFDNGLEAGGTLHLVRSEQENDQGEWEKRDARYASLSSATAFIGWTDYVRSARLQANHNFDLKDDADREIDGNTTLDLSLSQDTDFGTLSLGVQNLLDDQYSTVWGQRAAMFYSPYYGPEYLYDYQGRGRTYTLNWSMEY; encoded by the coding sequence ATGCACGCGCTGTTATTTGCAAAATCGCCTTTTTCCAAATCGCCGTCTTCAACCGCTGCGCTCATTGGCACCGGCCTTTTACTGGGTTTCTCCAGCAGTGTTTTCGCCCAAAATACGGTGTCAAACGCGGACGAAGAGGAGACCATGGTTGTCGTGGGATCCCGTACGCCCACCCAGATTAGCCAAATCCCTGGTGCGGTATGGGTCATTGATAAAGAGATGCTGCAACAACAGACCCGCAATGGTGCAGACCTCAAGACAGCACTGGGGCGTCTGGTGCCGGGGCTGGATCTGGCACCGCAAGGGCGCACCAATTATGGGCAAAATATGCGCGGTCGTGGTGTACAGGTACTGATCGACGGTGTATCGCTGAACGGTTCCCGTAGTCTTTCCCGCCAGTTCGATGCCATCGACCCCTTTAATATCGAGCGTGTGGAAGTGCTTTCCGGCGCCAGCAGCCTGTATGGCGGCGGCGCTACGGGTGGCTTGATCAATATTATTACCCGCAAGGGCGAAGAAGGCCTGAACTGGCGGACGGAAGCTGGCATCACATCCGGCTTTAACAACAGCGATGATATGGACCGCCGCCTCTCGCAATCGATCAGCGGTGGAAATGAGTTTGTTCAAGGCTACCTGGGTACAGCCATTAGCGATAACGGCCGCCACTATGACGGTAGCGGCCAGGAAATCTTCCCTGATATCGCCCAGACCGACCTGCAGGACAATCGCAGCATTGATGTATTGGGCAACCTCTCTTTCCGCTTGACCGACGAACAGAGTCTGGAATTGGGTGCCCAGCTCTACCGTTCAGGCTTCGAAGGCAACCGGGGTGTTTATTTTCCCAACCTCGACGCGGCCACGCCCAACTTAAATGATGCCGAGATTCGCGATGGCTACCGTTCACAGCGCGATCCGGAAACCGACCGTAAACTCGTCAACATTAACTATCACCACGCCAACCTGTGGGGGCAAAACTTCTACCTGCAGGCATTTCACCGGGAGGAGGAGTCCAGCTTCCAGGCATTTCCCTACCCAGTCGACGACGGTCTGCAATTTCGCGCCTCACAGCAAAACACCGACTTAAGCGGCATCAAGGCGCTGTTTGAGTCACGCCTGGGTGATGACGTTTCGCTAACCTACGGCCTCGATCTGGATCGTGAAACCTTCGATGCCAGCCAAATGCTGTTCGATACCGACATCTCGAACGCCTCCGGCGGTCTGGTGCAACAGGCATCTGGCGTTGAACCCCGTTACCCCGGCTATCAGGTGGACGGGCTCTCAGGCTTTGTGCAGGGCGACTGGCAAGCCACTCAGGCACTTAAACTCTCTGCCGGTTTGCGCCAGCAGCACATGGACGTCGAAGTGGATGAATTCCAGGGGATTCCTGGCGGCAAAAATGACTACGAAGCGACGCTCTTCAATGCTAGCGCCCTCTACGACTACCGCAATGGACACCAGAACTGGCTGCAGTTCAGCCAGGGCTTCGAACTGCCAGATCCCGCCAAATACTACGGCAAGAGCCCCGACGTCAGTGTCGATAACAACCCGTTATCTGCCATCGAGACGGATCAAGTAGAGCTAGGCTGGCGCTACCAGGGGGGCAACTGGACGGCCCAAACAGCGCTTTACTACGCCTGGTCGGACAAGGCGGTAGAGAACGCCGAGGATTTAAGCGTCAGCGTTGTGGATGAGAAGAAGCGTGACTTCGGCCTGGAAAGCGCCGTGACCCGTTACTTTGATAATGGCCTGGAGGCCGGGGGCACTCTGCACCTGGTGCGTTCCGAGCAGGAGAACGACCAAGGGGAGTGGGAGAAACGTGACGCCCGCTATGCCTCGCTCTCTTCCGCCACCGCCTTTATCGGCTGGACAGATTATGTTCGCTCGGCGCGCTTGCAGGCCAACCATAACTTCGACCTGAAGGACGATGCTGACCGCGAGATCGATGGCAATACCACCCTCGACCTATCGCTCAGTCAAGACACCGACTTCGGCACCCTAAGCCTGGGCGTGCAGAACCTGCTGGATGACCAGTACTCCACCGTCTGGGGTCAGCGCGCCGCCATGTTCTATTCGCCCTACTACGGCCCGGAATACCTCTACGACTACCAGGGCCGCGGGCGTACTTACACACTAAACTGGTCGATGGAGTACTGA
- a CDS encoding type II toxin-antitoxin system YhaV family toxin encodes MKPLEVNGWTIYAHPLFLEQVEALTLKVRHLQSKDPAGYRNKAATKRLAAIMKLALNDIPQDPSGTQYRQGNTLGTEHTNWQRAKFYQQYRLFFRYDAASKIIIYAWVNDDATKRAYDSKHDAYTVFQKMLNNGNPPDSWKALQKASMSEVERINVLFAADGDEN; translated from the coding sequence ATGAAGCCTCTGGAGGTTAATGGATGGACGATTTATGCCCATCCGTTGTTCTTGGAACAAGTCGAAGCACTCACCTTGAAGGTGAGACATCTTCAATCGAAAGATCCTGCCGGTTATCGCAACAAGGCGGCAACCAAGCGCCTAGCAGCGATCATGAAGCTGGCCTTGAATGATATTCCGCAGGATCCATCAGGCACTCAATACCGCCAAGGAAACACCCTCGGCACAGAGCATACAAATTGGCAACGAGCAAAGTTCTACCAGCAGTACCGGCTGTTCTTTCGTTACGATGCTGCGAGCAAAATCATTATTTACGCGTGGGTCAATGATGACGCTACAAAGCGCGCTTACGACAGTAAGCATGATGCGTACACTGTCTTTCAGAAAATGCTCAACAATGGTAATCCGCCGGACAGCTGGAAAGCCTTACAGAAAGCCTCAATGAGTGAAGTTGAACGCATCAATGTGCTCTTTGCGGCAGATGGTGACGAAAACTAA
- the glnK gene encoding P-II family nitrogen regulator, which yields MKLITAIIKPFKLDDVRESLSDIGVQGITVTEVKGFGRQKGHTELYRGAEYVVDFLPKVKLEVAVDDDMAEQVIDAITQVANTGKIGDGKIFVMPLEQVIRIRTGETGKDAV from the coding sequence ATGAAATTGATCACAGCGATTATCAAGCCGTTCAAGCTCGACGATGTGCGCGAGTCGCTTTCTGACATCGGCGTACAGGGTATTACGGTAACGGAAGTGAAGGGCTTTGGGCGCCAGAAAGGGCATACCGAGCTATATCGTGGCGCTGAGTATGTGGTGGACTTCCTGCCCAAGGTGAAGCTGGAAGTCGCCGTGGACGACGACATGGCCGAGCAGGTGATTGATGCCATCACCCAGGTGGCAAACACAGGTAAAATCGGCGACGGCAAAATCTTTGTGATGCCGCTGGAGCAGGTGATTCGTATCCGTACTGGCGAAACGGGCAAAGACGCGGTTTAG
- a CDS encoding ammonium transporter, translating into MNELTDLSYALDTFYFLICGVLVMWMAAGFSMLEAGLVRSKNTAEILTKNIALFAIACTMYLLVGYYIMYSSSAGGFLPNLGFLIGAENSVDAVTAGGDDAPYYSMRSDFFFQVVFVATAMSIVSGAVAERMKLWAFLAFAVVMTAFIYPVSGYWTWGGGWLSEVGYSDYAGSGIVHLAGAAAALAGVIVLGPRKGKYGKDGSIHAIPGANMPLATLGTFILWMGWFGFNGGSELKLAAVDSANNVAQVFVNTNAAAAGGVIAALILAKLWFRKADLTMALNGALAGLVAITADPLSPTALSATIIGAIGGIIVVAAIVTLDKVKLDDPVGAISVHGVVGIWGVLAVPLNNDGASFGAQIIGIVGIFAWVFLASLVVWLILKAIMGIRVSEEEEYEGVDIAECGLEAYPEFGVKK; encoded by the coding sequence ATGAATGAGTTGACTGATCTGAGCTACGCGCTCGATACGTTCTACTTTCTAATTTGCGGTGTGCTCGTCATGTGGATGGCGGCAGGCTTCTCAATGTTAGAGGCGGGCTTGGTACGCTCCAAAAACACCGCTGAGATCCTGACCAAGAATATAGCTCTGTTCGCCATTGCCTGCACCATGTACCTGCTGGTGGGCTACTACATCATGTACTCCAGCAGCGCTGGCGGCTTCCTTCCCAATCTGGGCTTCTTGATTGGCGCTGAAAACAGTGTGGATGCGGTTACCGCAGGCGGCGATGACGCGCCTTACTACTCCATGCGGTCTGACTTCTTCTTCCAGGTCGTGTTCGTGGCAACCGCCATGTCGATTGTTTCGGGTGCCGTGGCTGAGCGTATGAAACTGTGGGCATTCCTGGCCTTTGCTGTGGTAATGACCGCGTTTATCTATCCGGTGTCTGGCTACTGGACTTGGGGTGGCGGCTGGTTGTCTGAAGTGGGCTACTCTGACTATGCGGGTTCAGGCATTGTGCACCTTGCCGGTGCGGCGGCTGCGTTAGCGGGTGTGATCGTGCTAGGCCCACGTAAAGGTAAATACGGTAAAGACGGTTCTATCCACGCTATTCCCGGTGCCAACATGCCGCTGGCAACGCTGGGTACCTTCATTCTGTGGATGGGCTGGTTCGGTTTCAATGGCGGTTCTGAGCTCAAACTTGCGGCTGTCGATTCTGCTAACAACGTGGCACAGGTGTTTGTAAACACTAATGCAGCAGCGGCGGGTGGTGTTATTGCTGCCCTGATCCTGGCCAAACTGTGGTTCCGCAAAGCGGATCTGACCATGGCCTTGAACGGTGCGCTGGCTGGCCTGGTGGCCATCACCGCTGATCCGCTCTCTCCGACCGCACTGAGCGCGACCATTATCGGCGCGATTGGCGGCATCATCGTGGTCGCAGCCATCGTCACCCTCGATAAAGTGAAGCTGGATGATCCGGTCGGCGCAATCTCGGTTCACGGTGTTGTCGGTATCTGGGGCGTGCTGGCGGTGCCGCTGAACAATGACGGCGCATCATTCGGTGCCCAGATCATCGGCATCGTAGGTATCTTCGCTTGGGTATTCCTGGCCAGTCTGGTGGTATGGCTCATTCTGAAAGCCATCATGGGCATCCGGGTTAGCGAAGAAGAAGAGTACGAAGGCGTTGATATCGCAGAGTGTGGTCTTGAAGCCTACCCTGAATTTGGTGTCAAAAAGTAA
- a CDS encoding P-II family nitrogen regulator, protein MKLITAIIKPFKLDDVREALADNGVQGITVTEVKGFGRQKGHTELYRGAEYVVDFLPKVKVEVAVDDARLESVLDAICSAANSGKIGDGKVFVTPLEDVIRIRTGERGADAV, encoded by the coding sequence ATGAAACTCATCACCGCTATCATCAAGCCATTTAAGCTCGACGACGTTCGTGAGGCATTAGCCGACAACGGCGTTCAGGGCATTACGGTCACTGAAGTTAAAGGTTTTGGCCGTCAGAAAGGGCATACCGAGTTGTATCGTGGCGCTGAATACGTCGTCGATTTTCTACCCAAGGTAAAAGTGGAAGTGGCCGTAGATGACGCCCGTTTAGAGAGCGTACTGGATGCGATCTGTAGTGCGGCTAACAGCGGCAAGATCGGTGACGGCAAGGTGTTTGTGACACCGCTTGAAGACGTTATTCGGATTCGGACAGGCGAACGCGGTGCAGACGCCGTTTAA
- a CDS encoding TonB-dependent siderophore receptor gives MLIPHHRFLRSPLSVAVLSALAVSPLYAQESTELATVTVTAQQAATKVETPTIEIPQSVSTITREQMDNRGVSTVQRATNYTPGVYSNQVGASNRFDYLVLRGFSDGSLSNTFLDGLKVMGDANSHSSMRIDPWFLESIEVVRGPASVLYGRASPGGVVALNSKRPEFEQGGELRFRVGNNNQRSAAFDLTGPIGKEQRVAFRLTGIASAADTQFGPAEEERYAIAPRLTWDITDDTNLTVEAYLQDEPEGGYHSGVPYEGAVVAHNGRKIGNNFFDGEEDYDTYERTQRMFGYALEHRFNDQVTGRQLMRYLNSDVVLNQVYGFGWVSPESDELTRYYSGSDESLEAWTLDNQLEANISSGFMDHTLLFGVDYQQRENDVSWPTGYFPPLNAFDPVYGSDPIEFYAPVRERHKIDQTGVYLQDQIAMDNWRFTLGGRYDWVSIDNTDRDSGDTSSLSDTQFSGRAGVVYLFDNGVAPYLSYSTAFTPTSFVDERGDLLKPMEGEQWETGVKYQPSGSQSQYSAALFHIRQENVATKEQPTDPYRAVGEIESQGLELEAQTQLTDTLSVQAGYSFTDITYAKSDDGNQGNNAIYSPRHQVQLWGHYEANKGWLNGVDMGVGVRHYADIAADRANTETVPDYTLVDATIGYDLSHVGVQGVETRLNVSNLLDKDYVASCNSLEYCYFGAERGVTASVHYRF, from the coding sequence ATGTTAATCCCCCATCACCGTTTTCTACGCTCTCCGCTTAGCGTCGCCGTTCTCTCGGCACTGGCTGTTTCTCCGCTATACGCTCAAGAAAGCACCGAGTTAGCCACCGTCACGGTCACAGCCCAGCAGGCTGCCACCAAAGTGGAAACGCCGACGATCGAAATACCCCAGAGCGTTTCCACGATTACCCGCGAACAGATGGATAACCGCGGGGTAAGTACCGTGCAGCGCGCCACCAACTACACGCCCGGTGTTTACAGCAATCAGGTAGGCGCCTCCAATCGCTTCGACTACTTGGTACTGCGCGGGTTTTCTGACGGCAGCTTGAGCAATACCTTCCTGGATGGCCTGAAAGTCATGGGTGATGCCAACTCCCATAGCAGTATGCGCATCGACCCATGGTTTCTGGAAAGCATTGAAGTGGTGCGCGGGCCCGCCTCGGTGCTCTATGGCCGCGCTTCCCCTGGGGGGGTGGTCGCCCTGAACAGCAAGCGGCCGGAGTTTGAACAGGGAGGTGAGCTGCGTTTCCGGGTCGGCAATAACAACCAACGCAGCGCCGCTTTTGACCTCACCGGGCCTATTGGCAAAGAGCAACGGGTGGCCTTTCGCCTGACCGGTATTGCCAGCGCCGCGGATACCCAGTTTGGCCCGGCAGAAGAGGAACGCTATGCCATTGCGCCCCGGCTCACCTGGGATATCACCGATGACACCAACCTAACCGTAGAAGCCTACCTACAGGATGAACCCGAAGGCGGCTACCACTCCGGCGTACCTTATGAGGGGGCCGTGGTCGCCCATAATGGCCGCAAGATCGGCAACAACTTCTTTGATGGTGAAGAGGATTACGACACCTACGAGCGAACCCAACGCATGTTCGGCTACGCCTTGGAACACCGCTTCAACGACCAGGTGACCGGCCGTCAATTGATGCGCTACCTCAATTCAGACGTGGTACTCAACCAGGTCTACGGCTTTGGCTGGGTATCACCGGAATCTGACGAGCTCACCCGCTACTACTCCGGCAGCGATGAGTCCCTGGAAGCCTGGACGCTCGACAACCAGTTAGAAGCCAACATTAGCAGCGGCTTTATGGATCACACGCTGCTGTTCGGGGTGGATTACCAGCAGCGGGAGAACGATGTATCGTGGCCCACTGGGTATTTCCCGCCGCTCAATGCGTTTGACCCGGTTTATGGCAGCGACCCCATCGAGTTTTACGCCCCGGTGCGTGAACGCCATAAGATCGATCAGACCGGGGTATACCTGCAGGATCAGATAGCCATGGATAACTGGCGCTTCACTCTGGGTGGCCGCTACGACTGGGTGAGTATCGACAATACCGACCGCGATAGCGGTGACACCAGCTCCCTCAGCGATACCCAGTTCAGTGGCCGCGCCGGGGTGGTCTACCTGTTTGATAATGGCGTGGCTCCCTACCTTAGCTACTCCACCGCGTTCACCCCCACCAGCTTCGTGGATGAGCGTGGCGACCTGCTGAAGCCCATGGAGGGCGAACAGTGGGAAACCGGCGTTAAATACCAGCCCAGCGGCAGCCAAAGCCAATACAGCGCGGCGCTGTTCCATATCCGCCAGGAGAACGTTGCCACCAAAGAGCAGCCCACCGATCCATACCGCGCAGTGGGGGAGATCGAATCCCAAGGGCTGGAGCTGGAAGCGCAAACCCAGCTAACGGATACCCTCTCGGTTCAGGCAGGCTATAGCTTCACCGACATCACCTACGCCAAAAGCGATGATGGTAATCAGGGCAACAACGCCATTTATTCACCACGCCATCAAGTGCAGCTCTGGGGCCACTACGAGGCCAACAAGGGCTGGCTAAATGGCGTAGATATGGGTGTCGGCGTGCGTCACTACGCGGATATCGCCGCTGACCGGGCCAACACCGAAACCGTGCCCGACTACACCCTGGTGGATGCCACCATTGGCTACGACCTGAGCCATGTTGGCGTTCAAGGTGTCGAAACACGTTTAAACGTGAGCAATCTACTCGATAAAGACTATGTAGCCTCCTGCAACTCGCTTGAGTATTGCTACTTCGGTGCGGAGCGCGGCGTCACCGCCAGCGTTCACTACCGTTTCTAA